The Anguilla rostrata isolate EN2019 chromosome 1, ASM1855537v3, whole genome shotgun sequence nucleotide sequence ttttttctccccagtgcctctgctaaatgctttttttaacatCTGTGAACCTTCACCCAGTTCAGAACGGTTTTCTTGGAATCCTGAATGCGTTTTTCTCAAGCGCATGGCCCCTGTGAGGTATGCACGTTATCACATGGGAGACCACTACGGCTGGCCATGCGTGTGCTCGAGCAACGTGACCAAAGTTCCCTCTGAGGGGGACTGCCTCTGCCCATCCATGTTACGCACAACACTCATGACATAAAAGCAGTGTGCTCTTCAGGACAGTACGTTCAGCAGCTGAGGTCTCCTGCAAGTTTGTGCACTGGTGCCTTAACATTCTCTTATCAATACAGAAATGTCAAGGGCAGTTCTCATGTGTCAACAGGCCCAATTATCCTATATTCCCTCATTTTCAGGGTAATGTTGTGAAAGTCATAAACATTGATATTAttcagacaaaagaaaaatggaaagctCTCCTGCTATGAGTTCTCATCAAAGAGAAAAAATTGTATCTTTTTAATGCTTGAGACAAAATTAGTACATGGCTCAGTAGATGGTATCAGTTTACAACAACACACTAATTAAACCATTCTAGACTCATGTTCTGTGCATCTTGACAGTCCTAACATTATACTATATATTTTGACCTAGTGCACTTAGTTGGGCCTGACAGTGGTACAGGGGACATGCTGCCTCTCCCCACAAATACGATTAGGTTAGTTTGCTATGAACATTAGTGGTTCGAATAAATGATTGACTTTCAATATACTTacttcaaaaattaaaaatttaaatggcagttttagaatttgcattgcattggCTGCAAAATGAAGCTGTGGTTGAGTAGGATTTGCTTTACAGAATACACCAAATACATGACAACTATAAGTTAATGCAAATGATTTATGCATAGTGTTCCACAAAGCTTTGCATTCTTTATACAACCAAATTAGTACTATGTTGAGTCTTCTTGTAAATGAATGTACTGGGAATTTTTATATCCtatttctaatttaattttctattttttttattttcaattaatcaCATCAACGGGTGGGAATCATCAGCAACATTATCTCAAGAATATTTTACAAGTTTCAAGTTGGTCATCTTTATGGTAATATTTCCTCCTCACTTCCAAGTAAATGCAGGAGCCTCTATACCACCCTGAAAAAATCATAGACAAAAAACCCCTTGTCTTTTAAGCAGCTTTCAACACGTGCAGAGATATGAAAGAGgccttaattaaaatgtatactttATTGAAGCATGTTGTGCATGAAAAAATAGAgattaaataagaaataaatattttcttttccaacAAAGGACAAATATCCACAAAGATAATATAGGACAAAGGACAGCTGTCGAACAGCATCACTATGTATACCatcatacatacaaacatacatgctAGAGGTATTACCACTGCCCATTCATTCATGTGTACTCTGCACCAAGATAAGGAATGAAGAGATTACCATTCACCACACAGTATTGATAATTCATGTAAACATAAATCCATATAGCAACCTGCAGTTGGCACCACGTCAATTCCAGGACCTGCATATAACACGTCTAACTAATTTGATGGGAAAAGGATGTAATTACTATTGCACAATTCGGGTAAACATAGAACACTGTTGTGTCTACAGTTGTGTACCTAATTAGTTCTGTATTACTATTACATGCATAAGGACACAAAATGTGGCTAATAACAGAAACACAATACAGTGACTTATATGACTGTTTATGTTTTGGAGTAATGTGTCATTTAAATTTAGTGTACATTCAGGCTGATGCAAAAGCAGACATGGCCTGCTTGGATCCCAACAGGTAAGGCATCAGTGATAGGGTGGCAGCCTCAATGGCAAACAGGTGTTCATCCTCAACTTCAGGACAGTATGACCTCATGAACTCTACCAGGCGGAGCAGGTACTCAATGTTATGGCCGGTCTTGCCCCTGCAGATGGCGATCTGGGCCGCGATCTCCTCCGGACTGGCGGGCCCCAGGTAGATGGGGTTGTCACAGGTGGCGATGTAGACCAGGGCCAGGTGTGGCAGGTGGCACTCCTCCCGGGGGAAGAACTCTACAGCCCGGGTGATGTACCCACCCAACACGGCCTCCCTCATGTTCAGGTACTTTAGGCACTCTTCAATCTCGGAGCCATTAACTTCGTAAGCCACACCCCAAGTACACGCCTACAAATTGTACAGAGGAGTCAGTCTGTGTGAATTTAACCCAAGAAATAgcattttttgcaataaaaatgacaaaagccaTTATCAACAAAAATGCAGACATAAAAGTCCAAATAAACACTTCCAGTTGCTGCTGtgtttaaatggttttattACGAAACATTTCTAAATGGCTCGAGTGAAATATGAAGCTAGGCTATAAAGGGTACTTTTCGCTACCATTTTACTCCTAGGTTATATAGCAAGATGTAAAACATGCCACTGAAAAAAGGCAGAGCCACTTATTGAGGTGCCTAAACCTGTCAGCtcagttatttatatatttacaggaAGCATAAATAGGACTTACGTCTTTATCTTCCACAAGAGTCACCACTCTGCCAGGCtaaataaaggaaagaaaaccgGTGAAGTTTATTAGGCAATGCAGTCAATACAATACACGTTGGAAAGCTAGGAGATTGATTTGTTGCTTCCCTTGTCTGTAATCCCATTGATAGCCTACGCAATAAAATTCATAATACTCATGTCGTCAACAGCAGGAAAGTCAACATTTACTAGCTATGAAATACATGAGTGCATACATCGTACATTTTCGCAGGCTTGCTACCTAAGATGCACCAAATGACAAGCGCCATGAGTCTTACCATATCCTTATTTCCCCTGTGGAAATTGTCGCCGTGCCAGAACCGTCTCTTGTAACCCTGGATGTACCCAATTTCgctcattttgaatttgaaatccGGTTTCCAGACCAAGGAACCGTAGCCAAATATCCATAAACTGGTTTTCTCAGCCATTATGTCTTgagttgttgttttgttcataCTTATGAACGAAGATTACGGTCATTTAAAGTGCTATAGGTTGATTCCTACTGTCAAGGAGCAGGTTTTTCCAGAATAGTTATATTCTATGGTATTTAAGCGAAACCGCAATGCAGTTTTTCCGCTGTAATTTCGCGTTCTCTTTTGTCCTGTATCATGCATACCGATACGTGGTATTGTCGCATTTTCtgtctttaaaacattttctatcCAAGTTTCTTTAATACAACAATCTTACCATTTGTATTCTCgtttgtcttttggttttttcttATTGAAAAAAATTGGGTAGCCTAAATAACTATTATCTGACTGTAAAAACATTAGTACGTCGACTTTGAAGTAGTATGTTCGATTAACCTCAAAGGATGGGTGCCGTACTTCGCACGAACCATAAGCAAAATTAAGCAAAATGTGAAAGCTGTAACGACCTGACCGTGAACGTATTTATAGTCCAAATGCAGAGGCAcgtgtttttgttgtggtaagCAAATCAGGCCAGCTTGTTGTAGACCAATGGCATCACCGAAAAAAATAGGATTGAGACGCAATATGTCCAATGAGAGACTTGTCCGTTAccgttattaaaaaaaataaaaaaaataataacgtTCTTATTTGTGTAGACAGCTAGCTAAATACGCCTCTTTTCGTAGTGATTGGAAAACAGAGATGTAAATCAAAAGAATTCGAGTTCTGAATGGCTTTGAATCCTATCATTAGCTCCATAAGGGCGATACATCTTTTTAGGGAGGTGCATCCATTTGCCTCACGGCGCGGTTAGCTGTCTTCTACTGTGTTATGTTCTGAGGTAGGCTAATTGGTCTGTGTTTTCAGCATTGGAATAGGCCGACCAAAATGAATACGATTCATAATTAAGCGATGTGAAAgtgacaacaacaaaatacGGATTTTGCCAGGCACTTGGAAATATATAGCCTATTATTTCGTCGGGTTCTTTACTGAGTATTATGTCCATCGATTACGTGACATATTAAActacaaatgtaaatacatgttGGGCGACCTGTCTAGgttgtatttctgcctctcgcccaatgcatgcagggatcggctccagccccccctgcgaccctgaccaggataagcgggtatagataatgggtaGTGGATAGATAGAAATACATGCCTGTATCCAGAGCAACAATTGTGTTTACATATCAGGGAGTCCTATTTATGTTTCTTCCAAGGCACTCGATTCCAGCAATGCTTCAGCATTatcgtcgctctggataagagcgtctgccaaatgcctgtaatgtaatgtaatgtaattatcaaGTAAACTTTCTTCACTAAGACCTGCAGTCGGGTTGATCCCTGAACTTTTCCTCATGACCGCTGATTAATAAAATGCGCAAATTATGGACCGTATTCAGTcctgatgtttttaatttttaacagaATCAACTTCCTGATATTATCTGCCAGAAGAATGTTTGTCACATCAGCTGAAGACAACTGTTTCTATTTTGCCCGTGTATGCTGCAAGAACAAGGGAATGCCCACTCATGTGCTGTTGAAACACGCTGTGTCGTCCCATATAGATTGGCCATGACGTCAAGAGATGCTGCTCTAGTGTCCAATGTGAGTGTTTGTAGTAGTCCTGGCATGCAGCAGACTGTTAATCCATTTACTCCACAAGGGAGCCTAGAGTGTATTCCTGATGTACAGACCCTTGTGATCAGCCTCAACGGTCTGATTTTATATACCTGTGCTAGCATGTTTGGTTCAGCACGTCAAGCCATTCCACATCCACCATAATATTTCGGGATTTTgtagatgggggaaaaaaaaacaataacagtaTTGTTTTCTAGCGCATTTTGAAAAGAGCATCAACACTGTCAGTATATCCTTGAGTTTTAACAGCGCTTCTCCTGCAGTTAATACTAGATTATCTATAAATAGAGGCATTAGCTGGAATCATGAGATACAGGCACTCGTAAGCTCCTTAAATGTCTGTACCTTGCACAGGTATACCTTTAGCACTGCTCTGTAAGCTGCTATCATGCCTGGTCATCAAGGAGTGACAGTTTGAGAAGCCTATTTACCTCCTTCCTTCTGTGACCTTCGGCAAGAACAATCATGTTATGGTTTTGACCAAGCATGCACTGCATCTGACGAATGCACCCTGGAGCAAGGCTGATGAATCGTTCCcttgaaaaaacaaactgtatttTACATTGCTTTCGCTTTGAAACTCAGCACTGTCCTTCATGCTCAGGCAGATTTTCCCGTTTAGATGCACACGTTTGACCAGCACCAACGAGAGGAGCATTATCAGTATTGTCTCAGCACGGTTGACCTGCAACAACAACATGCAAGGCACTCCACTTGAAAGCCACAGCCACCTGATCCAAAAACAACCTGTCAAACGGGACTCCTTTGCTGTGCATTTAAGTAAGGGAATGTGACCGATGCAGAACAAAAGCTATACAGGTTCTGGGGCTGGAAATACCTGGAAACGTGTTTAGATCTCagtaaaatacacacaccactATAGCAGAGCCTATTTCCTGTGACCCGCATGCCTTGCGTATTGATTCTACGGCTATCCTTTCCAAACTTTGACTTTTTCATACCCTATCCCACTGTCATtcttgatttattcatttctgcAAAATTTGATATGATCTTATAAGAAACGTATGAACAAACATACCTATTTCTGGctttaaaacaaatttctgATATCTTTTGTGACACTTCTATCTGAAAGACATCAGCTATAATTGATAATTTTAATGGGTTTTTGCATGAAATACTAAATTACTTAATAGTTTAGTACTTTTGTGAATTGAAGATTTATATAAATTCTATatagaaaataagaaattgGAGTTTTCTAAAATGAATGAGGGAAATGACAGTAAATATATCTGTCCCTTTTATTACAGATCGATCATAACATGAAAgtaatttacaaatgtatattAGCATATTCTGTGGTAAACAATGTTATTTACTGCCACCTGGTGTTAATTAATTGTATTACTACAAAGGGAAAGAATTTTCTAAATCCTGGACTGTCACTGAATATTCTGCTGGCATCTATGATGTTGTTTTGTATTCTGTATTGTCTGTCAGCCCTCATAAATTACTATTCCATTCACAAAGTGCTGTTTCATTTCctcagaaaaatgtgaaaatgagaagggttttaaaatgtgtaaacatAAATCACAGGCATTTGTTGAATCCCCATAGAATAATGTAATTTCCAATTTTTGCTGAGTGTTTCATTGGAGTTTGATGATTAACATTCTCCCATCTGTTTGTAATTTGTCCTGAAAATATTGAGATTAGCAGTGTTTATATTCATGTACTTGTACATTTTATCTTTCCCAAGGGAGGATATACCATAATTtgcaggttttaaaaaagaagagaaggatTCATATTAAGAAAATTTACTccttgtttgttgtgtgtgaatTTCCTTTATGTGAAGCATCTACAAGAACACAGTTTGTAACAGAGATGCGTGAGAAACAGTTGGCCAGTGCCCTGTGCATTTTAATCAGACAGGAAGTAGGAAATGATGTCACTTGGTAACAAACAGGATGCTGTGATTATAATACAATGAAATGCTTGGCTGTATGATTGAAACCCAAAGGCCAGAGAATGGGCCAGAATGCAGATGACCCACTGCTGTGGTAGCAGTGCAGGTTGCAACTCAAAGGTTTTTACCAGATGACTGATTGTAACATAACAGTGTTTTAGCCTGGTGCTGgatgaaacacaaaatatgtttatactgtttgtcttttttttctctccaactgtgactggtaaaaaaaaaacttggattCCCTTGGTTAGCACATTTGATGGTGATCAGCTCCAAGTGTTAGATTCgctcattaattaatttcagttttaatttttaaaatagcatgtTTATATGCGCAACATAATTTCTGAGGTTCCACCCTGCTGTCAGTTAACTGCTTAATGACCAGGACCTCATTAGGCTTGTTCTTACTGCACATTAGAGAAGTGCAGTGTTCCATATATTGTTACAGACTCTAAATTCAAAAGTCATTTTGAGTTAATTTGCATGTAAGTAGAAAACATCTTTACATATCTTATCTTTTATCTTCCTTTTGGTTGCGTGTATATATTTGGTGCACGTATGTATCCTCTGTCTGGGATGTAAAGGATATGGACATGGACACGATCATTATgcaacaataaattaaatacaagaACAagtaaaaaattatgcacaattAAGCACACAATTCATGGTCCCTGACTAGATAGACAATGACTTTGCATTCCAATCTGTGGAAAGCCTGCACAGCACAACATGAAGGGTATATCAATTCTAAAGGGTGTTCATTTTAAACCACAGCACGTGCATGGGTGCAGGTCTTTCTGGCAGTCTATTATATGCTCAGGGGTATTGTGCTGGTcgattttttgtgtgtgtgccagttgtTTTGTGATGAGCATTCACCgactttcaaaatgaaaatggttgtaTATATGAGGGTAGTCAATGGTGCAATCAGGCCTTGATTTCTCTAGAATGTGTTCCAAAAGTACCAGAGATGTCTCTTTGTAGCACTGTACACACTGAGGTGGTATTTTTGGCAAGCTGGGTAGGCGATGCTAACCCGAGCTCCTTGGATCGTGTTGTTGTGaagtttttaaacaaagaccCCTGCGATATTTGTGAGCCTGTTATAGGTAACGCCCAATTTCAAGCATGTGTGAGGTAAACAATCCGGTAACCACCACATTACTTTTTGTATGAAGTGagttattagttttttttttcttaactaaAGAAACATAACAAGAGCATTGAAGAAGTCTGGATCATAACGAtagtgggaaataaaaaaaaaaagtcaatttcaaGAATAAAAATCTGGATTGTGGGATAGATTCTTACAGTAAGCAGATGCCTTGAATTAACCTCAAAACCCCATCTGTGTCTGTCATTGGAGAGCTCCTAGTGTCTTTGTCGtatgcagagggagagagcgcttGGCTGTGATGTTGACTCTAACCCTGAATGGTGTCTGGGGGCTTGGTGCTGGTCTCTCGGAGTGTTTTATTGGGGCCTTGTTCTCCAGTTCATGCTCACTTGGAGGGGAGgcatatgctggttttcatcgTACTGTGGGGTCACACCCCACAGCATCTGCTTGGCTTTGTTAAGTAGATGCTTTTTTCCATCATTTGCTccttggttgtttttgtttcagaattCCAGCTTAAGGGGCCGGTATCCAAGGAAACGGATTAAAATTTCAAGCTAATTTAAAAGTACATGGAcaggaggggaggtgggaggggcttgacAATGTAGGGGTGGGATATTGCCTCTCAGTAACCGAGCACTAACATTGACTGCCGTGGACAAGTGTTCGTTGACAGTGTTAAAAGCTTGGCATAGCTCAAGAAGCCAtgatttctgtcattttgattGATTCATGTTAGCATCCCCCATGCAACCTGGTTAGCAGGACTAGATTTTtggcagtttgtttttaaatggtcaaTTATCGAATGCACTGAAGGTTATTTCTGTGTATGGTGCACAGTCTCAAATAACAGTGATCCCAATCCTTTtccattaatattaaaaatggaTTATAATTCATACTAGTTTCAGTTGAATGTGTTATGCACTTTCAGTGTATCATAGCTGTTTTCTGTGGGCATTATTTAGTAAGATTACTTTGATTGATACAGATATTTAGGAAATATTATGTATTTCTACAAACCCTTATCTCTTcccacaaagacaaaaaactgACCTCTGTATGATTGTGAGCACATGGTTTTGATAGAACAGCCACAGCATAGGTTGTgattactgtactgtaagtgacAAGTGAAAAATTGTATCCATGTATCCAGTAAGCCACTTCTCCAGAAAATAAGATTTAACTGAAGGAACCTTTACCATTTCCAAAAGCTAGATAAAGCGATCAGTCTCCAGTTATCTGATCATTCTCAACATTTAATAAGACCAACAAACAACAGTGTACCAggaatgttttcattgtttaaaaaaatcaaaacaaaaaacaaaaataaattcatttttttgcagacatcaaattaaaaacagtttgaagGAATAACATGTACACTTCAGACATTTTTCCcttataaatatacattatatacaaaataattttataaaacataGAAAGATCAGTGCttcataatatttaaattaactaGTGAAATGCTaatcttaaaaaataacattattggTTCTGTAATTTCAGTACTAATTATAGGCAGTCCGTGGTATGATAGTCACTTTTAActcttcttctttgtctttatttatggGCAGTGTTGCATAATAAGTAATTGTACTTAGTCTTGAATTCCACTGGCACTGCACTGTGTATTGTGGTCCCGTGGTTTTCTCTCGAAATCCCTTTTGAATAAAAAGAATCCCTTTCATTTCGGTTGTGCAAAGGATCCAAGACGAGTGGGGCACCAATTTAGCTCTTAAACCCATTTTTAAGGCTCTGTGATTTGGGCAGCATACAATCTTTATCAACgtttggaaaaaacaaaagtcaTTTTACACAGTCGACATGCATCTTAGACATTCTCCTAAAAATGAACCGTCtccagtatgtttttttttcttcaagaaatgtttagttagttttttttttgtcccaaattGGAGAATTCAACTCATTTCCCTTTTATTCTTGCATAGCACTGGGAGGTGACTAGACTTGGTCAGATCCTCCCACAGTATTGTAAGCTGTCGCTTGCTCGGTGTTTCGCTGGTCGTCACGCCAAGGCGGGGCATCTTCTGAGGGAAACTCGTTTAGCTTTGCGGGGCATCTGCTCGCTGTCGTAGGTGCGCAGTTATCCTGTCGCTTCCCATCGCCGTGGGTCCGTCACATGACCACCCGAGGCGAAATGTCCAAGACGTCTTGCGTCTGACCCACGATTTAGTCACTCGTGAACATTCTAACTCCTGGTCAAAGGTCAAGTCCTATTGCATTCGCAGAGCAGATAACTGCTCCCTCCAGTTATCAAGTTTTAAAGAGcagcatttccatttaaataaatcccagtctctttttatatttgtaaacaGTCCAGAAGATATTCCTCCTtggtagtgttttttttttttcatatcttcCACAGTTTATACCTAGAAAAGCGGAAAGGGAAATGTGTGAGATTCAAGATAACTGATAAGAATAAGGAAACCCTTGCATCCCatgataacaaaaaatataCTGGTTATTATAGCTGGTTATTATAAATGTTATT carries:
- the LOC135250704 gene encoding glutathione-specific gamma-glutamylcyclotransferase 1-like, whose protein sequence is MNKTTTQDIMAEKTSLWIFGYGSLVWKPDFKFKMSEIGYIQGYKRRFWHGDNFHRGNKDMPGRVVTLVEDKDACTWGVAYEVNGSEIEECLKYLNMREAVLGGYITRAVEFFPREECHLPHLALVYIATCDNPIYLGPASPEEIAAQIAICRGKTGHNIEYLLRLVEFMRSYCPEVEDEHLFAIEAATLSLMPYLLGSKQAMSAFASA